The sequence below is a genomic window from Colletotrichum destructivum chromosome 4, complete sequence.
CCTCTTTGGGAGGTAAAAGTAAGGGCATTCAAAGTCCTGCTGAAATGGAGTGAATCTTTGTTGACGAAGTGTGAGTGCCATGGGTCGGAGTCAGGTCTGATGTTTTCAAACGTCATCTGAACGCCCTTGGTGCCTGATGGGCCCAGGACGACAACCTTCTCAAAGCTCTGGCCCGCGCTTCGCGACTGGTATTCTGTTACGGACAGTTTGCGGAGAATCGATCGGGGTTTTGGAGGTGGCTGAGATGGCTGAGACGGATCTGATGGCATCGGGGGTGACTTGAGTCTTTTCGGGCGAGAGATTGGCGACGTGACCATCTCGCCCATCAACTCCGGCTCATTGACAAGCGGTAAGTCTGCAAACTGAACAGACCTCCTACTCTTGACTATGGGCCTCGTAGACTGCGACTCTGAGCTCGGGGGAAGTGCCGTATCGGTTATCTCCGAAACCGTAGCACTGGAGTCGCTGGCGGATATCGCCATCAAGCCATCGGCCGAATGCTTCAAAGCAGACCGAAGAACGGTACTTGAAGTGCCAGAGCTTGTGTCAGAGTTTGAGCCTGCAGGAGGACCGTTGCTGATACTGAACAGCTTAGTCGGCATAGCGCCAGACGCCACATCTGCCTTATCACGGCTTTGTAACTCGGCCTTCCGCCGCAGTCGAAAGTTTGTAAACATGCGAGGATCTTTAGTTGGGTCTGCCACGTTCTGCACCAATTGACGACCTTGCCTGGATTGCTTGCCGGCGGCAAAGACGTTGATGCCACTTCCACTGTTCTGTAATCTgatcatcgtcctcgagctgatGGCGGTCTTCTTAGCCTTGTGTGCAGGCCATGCAGATGCCGTAGGAGCAGCCAACCGACTAACGGCTGCATTGGCGGCCGGCTTGCTAGCAGTCGACTTTTTCGCTGCCCCCAAGGACCCGTTTGCCGCCGACGCGAGTGACAATGATTGCGGGCGTGGCTGTGAAACGGGCGACGAGGGTTTTTTCTTCGTTGGCGACTTAGTACTATCCGTTGTCTTCTCTGGCATCGTGGTCCGCTTGCGGTGGACTGGCCTTGCCACGGCCGCCTGCTTGAGTGGCTTCTTTGGCCGAATGTCCTCGATAGGACTTGTATCTGTCTGTCGCTCAACAGGCTTTGGGGGCGGAATGATGGCATTGTAATCGTCCTCGCTGACATCTTCGTCGCTAACGTAGTAGTCGGCTTTGGTTTCGCCTCTCCACAATTTGAGTTGCAGGCCCCGTCGCTTCCGCTCAATGTTGCGCTTATGGTGTCGCTGATATTTGTCCTCGTAACGATTGTCCACGGCTTCCTGCCAGGCGACGATGTCAAAGGGTTCCACTTCGCCTCGGGCTTGCTTTGCTTCCGTATCTCGCCACTCTTGAAGCAGCTCGTCCGTTACGTTCTCCTCTGGTTCCCATGTTGCTTCTTCAATAGGATAGCCGGTCCACTCCACCAGATATTTGTCTTTTCCGCCTTCACGAGTCTGGTAGCGGATACCTTCGACGAGCCACTCCTCATCTGAATCATGTTCGGATACTAGGGTGGAGTTGATGGAGATGGCATCGTCATCTGGCGCCCCATCTTCCTCCACGAACAGGCCTGATGCATCCATGATGGGCTCAAGCTCTGGTAACCATGCTTTGCAGTACGGTCTCGGGCGGTTTATCCTGTGATTGGATCAAGGCGAGATTGATTAAGGCTTGAAGTTCCGGGGGTGAAAACACACTTAGGCGATCATCGGAGTGAGTCCTTCAATGGCCAGACCGAAATCGAGGTAGCCGCACGTAATGCCGACGGTGTGTGTGCGAAGCATGGAAGCATCGCAAACTCAGATGTGATGCTGGTCGGACGATGAACGCGAGCTCTGGGGTTGGTGATATGGATGAAACTGCTTTCCTTAAGATGGCAAGACAGTGAAGAGTGAACCTGTGAAATGTTTAGCGACGAGTTTCTCTGAGAATAATGAGCCTAGGTAAAGTACCAAGCTGGAGAAGGGGTTCCTTCCGTGTTCAACTTGCTGACAGCGAAGGGGCTTTGGCAATGGTCAAATACCTAGGGTGGGTAGGAGTTCGAGTGCTCCTGGTGTGAACTGGGTGTGAAAGGAAACCGAGACAGCACACGACGATGGTGCTTACCTACCTGGTAGGGGTCAATTCCGAACACCTCcagtacctaggtaccaTCATCACCTTGACCTAAGGTATGGAAGAGCCGGCCGGTTGGGTCCGTGCGTTTCGGGGCGGAGAGATCGGAGGCTAATCAAACGCTTAGAGTGGAAGAGTAAAAAAAATAAGAGAGTGCTATGCAGACAGGAGGAGCTGAGGAAGTACTCTCTTAACGTTGAGAGCGTCATTGGGAATAGTGAAACAGATAAAGCGGAACCTCACTTTTCAAGCCAGGCAACCCCATTTACATATACCCATCTATGTTTGTAGAGAAGCGTTCGAACCACAATCTGCCTTTTCATCTCATGGTTTTTGTGTATCGATGATTCCCGAGATTCGATGCCTCCCATCGGTTCAACTCTCCCAAATCGGAGACTTCAGACCTTGCAAGATTGATACTTGAGGTCAAATGTCCATAGCTGCGCTGCTAGAAATGACTAACAAACCAGAGGCAACGACAACATTATACACCGACATCTAGACCGGAGCTGGGAAGCGAAGAGGACCTGGGTTTTATACACAGAGGGCAACCCGGCGAGTGTGGCCACAGTTTCTTCCCTCCTGTATTGAAACTATGGTCTAATGCAAACACAACCAAGTTCACGCAAGTAGCGATTAGTGCGCCAGTCGTCCTGGTTACACtgtcggcgttgaagaacGAATAGGTTCGCTCGGGTGCAGTCGGACATGTACATATATGCAACAGAGGACGTCCGCGTTCGCGAGCGGTGAGGTCGAACGGGATGAGATCGAACAGAGTGAGGGACGAGGAATCTGATCGCCCACCGTCAACCCCACGACCCGGGACACACGTGATCATGAAAGTGAAACGCGACAGTCCCAGTACCGGGTACCGACGGCGGAGATCCCGTCCTTAGTCTGGCTGTAAGAAAACATAGCTGCCGCCTGCCTCTTCTCAGCCCCCAAGGCAGAGACGGAGGAGACAGTAACATGACGGACGTGGTTGGTGCATGCCCTGTTGTGGTGGTGTGGCTCAGCGGGCTCAGCACATCCGGAACGTGGAGTGACCCCTTCGATGTTGACGTGGGCAGGGAGTCTCAGTCGATGGAGCCTGGATGAGATCCAAGTACTTTCGAGCCTGACAGTGAAGCAAAGTATCTTTTCCCGCGCTAGTGTGTTGTAAGGGGTGGTGATGTAAATGTTTTCAAGAAAGGGGTTTAGGAACCAACACgttggttttcttttctccctcccGGTCTAGTGGTCGCGAGGAGCTCTCGATTCCTCGCCCGTTCTCTGTAGCTGCTGCGTCGTGAAACCCTTTTACCCCCAAGGTACCACCTATTATTTACCTCCTCTGCTCTTGTAGGTACGCCAGCGCCCAGTGACCCCTCAGCCCCTCCCTTCGCCGCTGCCCAGAACCTACAGGggctacctacctgcctacctgcctaggtacctacctccCCGACTACCCCTTTTTAGTTACTGTTCTCTCGGGTACTGACCCTCCAGCGAACACCTACCTAGGGCCTAAAGCTGCGCCGACACCACCTCACCTCTCACTCAGTCGTTGCTgcctcacacacacactgcACTGCGTCGGCTTTGCCTGCACTGTCCATCCACATCTCTCAGTCTGGTTCAGTTCCAGACCCTTACACCTTGTCTCGCCTCAACTCAACTGCTTTATCTCTCGGGGCCGCGCACACCTCCATCGAGCCGCAGTATCCTCGTTTCGCAACACCCACGACCCAACACACGCTCCGACAACCATACATCGCATCTCAATCCAAGCCGACAACATGGCCAACGACGAATATGACGTGAGTTCTCCGCCCGCAATCGCCCACCTCTCCTAGGAACAGTCcgcccctctctccctctccaatTGTTTCCCCCTCATTGCGCTAACCTGACGGCTCCCACAGTTCCTCTTTAAAGGTGCGCCCACGACCGGCAGACCCCGTGATGTTATCGCGTAATCATAAAGCTGCTGGAAGCGGGCTGACATGTTGATCTTCTAGTGGTGTTGATCGGAGACTCGGGCGTCGGAAAGTCCAACCTTCTCAGTCGATTCACCCGCAACGAGTTCAACCTCGACTCCAAGTCGACAATTGGCGTCGAGTTCGCCACCAGATCCATTCAAGTCGACTCCAAGACGATCAAGGCACAGATTTGGGATACCGCCGGCCAGGAACGCTACCGCGCCATCACCTCGGCCTACTACAGAGGAGCTGTCGGTGCACTCCTTGTCTACGATATCAGCAAGCACCAGACATACGAGAACGTCACCCGATGGCTGAAGGAACTGCGAGACCACGCTGATGCCAACATCGTCATCATGCTGGTCGGAAACAAGAGCGATTTGCGCCATCTGCGAGCAGTGCCTACagaggaggccaaggctTTCGCTAGTACGTTGCGGTGAATGAGCAAGGGGAATATCAGCGGATACCGAGTTGGCTAACCTGTCTCTTAGGCGAGAACCACCTCTCGTTCATTGAGACGTctgccctcgacgccagcaATGTCGAACTCGCATTCCAGAACATCTTGACCGGTGCGTTACGTCTCTAGCACTCGCAGATAGCCCGAGACCCCCTTGATACCCCTGGCTTTGACTTGCGCGCTAACCGGGCCCGTTTCCGACAGAGATCTACCGAATCGTATCGAGCAAGGCCCTCGACTCGGGTGACGGGCCCCAAGCCACGATCGGGGCTGGCCCCGGCATTTCGCTCACTAAGCCTGCGGACGACAGCGCAgagaagggcggcaagtGCTGTTAAGCGGCCAACCCCTTCTGCGAACCTGTTTCACGGCCTTTTTGGGAGGGCTACTACGGTCGATATCATGGCGTCTCAAATATGCCCCCGGGGATCTGTATGTCACTTGGTCATGGAGGGGCTGTTGCATCGAGGAATGACTAGGAATCCAACAAGTCTTTTTGTGATTTCCGAGGGGACGGAGTACAGTCTCGGCCTTTCCTTTGTTCTCCTTTATACGATCAGTGCGGCTTGTCTGGGATTTGACGTTTCTGACGATCGCTCTGCCATGCTTACGTAGTTGAATGAATCCATCTTAATGCCTTGAGTGTCTTCTGGGCTGTTTCGCCGATCTAGGTGCCTGTAGAGGCGCGGTGTGGTCTCGAGCGAGGACTGCGCTCAGCACGTCGCAACGCTATGTTCTGTTGGAGCACCCGTTGGCAAACACGTTTGGAGAAGAACGATACTACTCGGGACGTTTGCGTCGCGTCATCGGCGACTATACACAGGAGCCGCTCATGAGGTCTAGCTCCCTGACGTATCCTTTCCTCGGTGCACTCAGTTCACTGCTTGGCAACAGGTGTCCCTAGTAGCTAGAAAGTGGCTTGTCTTGCGCCGCTCGAAAATCCACTGGCCAGCATAGTAAAATCATGCGCCTTTTTCAACTTAAGTCTCGGCCCCCAATCTGGGGATCCCTCCCGCAGACCGTCAGTGTGAAGCTGGGGCACTCAAAATTGAGGTGGGCTGCCAGCTTACCTGCGATCCACAAAGCCTCTTTCCCTCACTTCGTTAGGTCGCGCTAGGTGCTCTAAAGTTCCTGCGGTGGGCGCGTTTTGGACTTGCCCCCCTCCAGAGACGCCTACTTCCAACTTCAGTGGTGCTCCTCTATTCGACTTTCTGACACGGCCTGAGCAGGCCGCTGGAGAAGACCGCAGGACATGACATATACACCTATTGAGATAAGAAATGCAACGTCCGTGCATGGATGAGGGAGTCGTTGTTGATGCCTCTACTGGCAGCACCTCACCGCCTTCCGATAAGCTGTCCTTATCATGCATCGTTCTGCCGCAAagcaaagaaaaagaaggaatGAATGCCCTTGCTGGCTGGGCGCTTGAGGGGGGTCCCCATCAATCATGAGCCACAGCGCTGATGTGGAAGTATACCTACCTGGAACCTTAGGTATGGAGCTTTTGATAGGTACCTAAATAGGGAAGTGCGTACCCGTCCTGTGACAGAGCTCAAGAAAATGGAGCGCTAGGCAATGATTGGCTGTTCAGTGCCAGCCACAGTCACGAGCGATTTGGTACCCCTGACGCCAGTCGTCTGGGGGAAGGAATCCACTGCCTCACAAGTCGACTTCAGCGCTTGaactacctaggtacctagctaGGTGTATGCATTAGGTCAGCAGTCGGGGCAACATGCATGTCCTCTGTGTCACCATTGCGTCCACTCTTTCTTCCCGTGTCTGCCTCAAACCCTATGCGACAGCGCCCTATCTTCTCATCATCCGTCTGTAGAGTAAGCATGGTCTATTGTGACAATCGCCGGAAAAGTCTGACAAACGTCGCGCCTTTTGAGCAAACGATGCCGGTCTACAGCTGCTCCATTCTCGATAACCCCAGCGCCGGGGTTGTCAGAAAGTAATCATACCAATCGCACACCTCGCCGGTCACTTTTGTCATCCGCCGCGAGGCCAGCAGGGGTGTTCTTCCATTCGAAACCAACGTTCCGTCTCCTTACTGGACCCTGATCTGTTTGCTCACCGCTGGCAGCTCTCTAGGAAATAAGAGCACTTCCACGACACCAACGCTAGACGATCAGTCGATTAGCTAGCCTCCTTGCCAGTGCCTGGACAGTTTCTGTCCCTAAACCATCAAACAGTACGGGAGAAACAAGCTAGGATATAAGTTGGTTACTCAAGAACTATCCTCGGGTACTTCCTAGAGTAATATGTTGGAAAGCACTAGTGAGTTGTACGATATTCTATCATCGAGACAGCCTTCGTCTGATACGTGGATAGAATCAAATCAATTAATCTTCGCTACCGACTGCTATTTGTTGCATTTTTGACGAAGTTTGTCCGAATTCATCGCCGAAGAAAGAACAAAGATCAACTCAAAAGATTGGTGCTTATCAGTTGCTCCAACCATTTCCCACACCCTATCCCTTGATAGTTACACACCGACGTTCAACTCACAAATCACCGTACTAATCACACTTCATCGACACTCCTTATTGCGACCTAAACATAGATCATTGTAGACAGTCACTAGCTGCTTTTGCGATGTCGTCAACATACTCCTCCCTTTTTGAAGCTTCGCACGTGCAGTCAGACTCGCCAGACTGCGACTTGGGCAAGCTGAACGGTCTCGAAGGCTTGCCGCTCGAGATCATATTCGACATATACCAACAACTTGACGTGGAAAGTATTTTCTCCATGGCTCAGGTCAATACCCTTTTCCACGGACTTCTGAAGAGGAACAAGGCGGTCGTCCTGCTGCCCGTTCTTGAGCGAGAATTCAGCCCGTTTCCAGAGTTGCTTCAAGTCTTCACGGCATTGGACCGGGATATGGTTCAGTACGGAGATACTTTCCAGCCGCGAAGGGTCGTTTTCAGACGGTTTCCAGGTGACATGACGGGCATAACTTTGTCTAGCGGTGGTATCCAGCACAGCCAGAGCATGGCCCCCGAGCATGCGGTGCTTGCCAATATCCTTGACGGCGGAACCCCAGCCAAGCAAAGCTCCTTGCCGCCCCGGCGGTCAGTCACCCTAGTCGACAGAGACTTAAATTCTTTGCTGAAGTATTGCTTGGTCGTACGACGATGGGAAGAGCTTTTCCCTCAGCTTCACTGGTTCACGGCCCCTGAAGATTGTCGCCAACTCAGTAAAGCAGAGAGGTTCAAACTTCGCCGTGCTCTCTATCGTTGGTGGCTATACGCCTATTACTTCCACGGCGAGCTTCCCCGGCCTCGGAGTGATCAGCCGGAACCGTTCGTCAATGATGTGCGGGTCAGTCACATGAGACTTTATCCGACTCGCGAGTTGATGGAGTTGATGGACCTCTTCCTGTCAATGAAGGACCTCGTCAGACACTATATTTACCCCAATCTGGAGCAGAATCTAGAGCCGGTAAGTGCTACGTTGAGAGCGAGATATGGTTCTCACGCTGACGACACAACGGACAGGTCGACGAAAGCAGTCCGCTTGAAACGATGATTGAGAGCAGTATCCGCGAGCGCATCGTGGACACATATGCCAAGCTTGATCCCAGAGACCTGATGTTCTACTTTCAGAACTTGTTTAATTTCCCTCGAAAGCGACTGGTGACGGATGTCAACCTCAGGCACCCCGCCTTCTCTCAAGACCGAGAATCTCTCGTGGCCGCGGTCCAGGCGGCGGTAGGCGAGCGACCATGGCTATATGATATGGCCGATCTGAGCAGTGCTGGTGGTATCGTGCATCCTGACGCTTCCGACGTTGATGAGCGGCTTAGTCGTGATGGCAGCCGTTATGGCTCGATCCCACCCCCAGGAGCTTTTCGGCGTCCTATTGGGAACTGGGCTCCTCCCGGGGACGACGGTCGAGCTCTCGCGGAGCGGAGTCACTTCCAAGGCTGGCGGGACTCTTGAGCGGTGAAAGCCGAGGTTCAAATTAATTGGCCATTCTATAGAATAGATTAGGAATTGGCGATCATAGATTCTGTCAGGTTTACTATGGGCTCCCTGATGTACCTCGGCGCATCCGAAGTGTTCGTAAAGTGACCTGGCAAGTTACCGCGGGCAGGACTAATTTCGATGCTCAGGCACCTTTTGTAGGCGGCGATGGCTACTTGGATGAGGACCTTATGCTATCTGCCTGCCTTAGCTACTCAATTCGGAGATTTTATGACCACCTGGCACCTACTTAGGTAGATAACATATCTACGAAAGTCAAGCAAGAGGTGTGCTGCCTGCGAAGAGCTCTAACTGAACTTGCCTTAAATGGGAACACGGCAATTAGTGGGTTGCGGACTTACTTGTCTTTTAGTGCAAGGCTGCGGCGTACAGGGGGTAACCTGTGGCGGGTGCGCTCTGCAAGGCGGCGGCTTGTGGCCAGCTCCCGCCTTGTCAGTGGCCCAAGCCTCTCTGCCATCTTgttcactcactcacacccgGCCACCCGCCTAATAGTTTCCTACACGACGACTTCGTTCCATCAGCGCGGCGCATTGTCTTTGCGCGCATCTCcagcctcctcttctcttgtAATCGACTTGCCCGTCTCGTTCCTCGTACCCGGTATCTGGCCTCGGACCTCAGAGCGCTCAGCTGTAATCCGACTTGCGCCAGGAGCAGACAGGCCTACAGCTACCCCAGCTTATCCCATCTCATCTTTGATCCCATCTCGAACACCAGCCATTTGCTCTCTCAGCTCCCAAGGTCAGTAACTGGTCTCTGAGCTGTTCGGGTTCTTTCGTCCCTATGCGCAAGACTCCATTTCGATGGCATACTGTTCCAGACCAAATGgaccgacgaggaaggcgtATCCTTGGCCGTACCTGCCTTCCTTCTCACATTGTTGATTGTTGCTCTTTTATCAGAGCCAGGCAACAAAGAGATATCCCCAGACCCCGAGCTCCCTTACGAAGTTTTGCCTACACATGTCCTTATTTCTGATCCATCTTATTCTGAAGGAAGCCTCTCAGTTTTTTGATGGTCCAGCTGGCGTCCTATATATACCGTCCTTGTCAGAACTTACGCTGAACCTCTACTCTACTGACACTGCAGTAGGACCTCATACTCTTCTGAGCAAGTCATCTGAGCCATCCCATATCGCCTTCTTATGAGCAGCACTCGGCCAATCATCGATCTGAAGAAGTCCTAATCTGATCAGCCCTAGTAGTACTCGTCGAGCTTTGAAACTGTCACCGGCTTGAGCCTACGACTTACCAGCCGGCGCGGGCTACGTTCTGTTTCCAAGTCACAAGAGTATCTCTCATCTGTTTCAAACATATCATTCCGACTTGCGAATCTCCTGGTCAGGCTAACCCAAGCCTTGGCGGGTGAGTCGAAGCCTGCCTCTGCACCATGGAAGGCGGCGACCAAGACGTTGTCATGGGCGGGGACGATAGGCCGTCAAATCACACAACCACTCCCAACGGTGTGACTACGCCTGCTGGAGGAGAGCCCAAAAACGATAACTCGACGTCtcccgacgacgaagatgaggacgacTTCGACGACTTGGACGAAGACGCAGACCAGCAGGTTATGAACCAGCTGCGCAGACGAGGTCTTTTGCCGACAGCATGTTGTTATGATGACCGCATGAAGCTTCATGTCAATGCCGACTTCGGCACCACACCTCATCACCCGGAGGATCCTCGTCGGATAGAGGAGATCTACAAAGCCTTCAAAAGGGCCGGTCTGGTCTACACCGGCCCAGAGAGTAAGATTGCCGACGTTATGAGAGATACCCCAACCAAGTACATGTGGAGGATCGGCACTCGTGAGGCAACGAAAGAAGAGATCCTTACCACACACACTCCGCTGCACTACCACTGGGTTGAGAGCCTGTCAAAGATGAACTACACCGAGTTGCGCGACACGAGTCGGCATTACGACCAAGGCCGTGCATCGCTCTACGTTGGCAGTCTTACTTTCACTGCCGCCCTCTTATCCTGCGGTGGTGCCATCGACACCTGCAAGCATGTCGTGGAAGGCAACGTCAAAAATGCCTTTGCTATCATCAGACCGCCTGGCCACCACGCCGAGTACGACCAGCCGCTCGGGTTCTGCTTCTTCAACAACGTGCCCGTCGCTGTCAAGATCTGTCAGCAAGAGTACCCGGATGACTGTCGAAAGGTTCTCATCCTTGACTGGGATGTCCACCACGGCAACGGCATCCAGAACATATTCTACGACGACCCCAACGTTCTCTACGTCTCCCTCCACGTTTACCAGAATGGGATCTTTTATCCTGGCAAGCCCGACAACCAAGAAATACCCGATGGCGGTCTAGAGCACTGCGGTACAGGGCCTGGTCTGGGCAAGAACATCAACATTGGATGGCACGACCAAGGCATGGGAGACGGCGAGTATATGGCTGCTTTTCAAAAGATCATCATGCCCGTCGCCAAAGAATTCAACCCCGATCTAGTGGTTATCTCCGCCGGATTCGACGCTGCTGCCGGAGATGAGCTCGGCGGGTGCTTCGTGACACCGACCTGCTACGCGCACATGACGCATATGCTAATGTCTCTGGCGGACGGCAAGGTTGCTGTGTGCTTGGAAGGTGGCTACAACTTGCAGGCTATATCGACATCCGCCGTGGCTGTTGCTCGAACGTTGATGGGCGAGCCGCCACCGAAGATGGAGATTCCCATGCTCAACAAGGACGCTGCCAGAGTTCTTGCCAAAGTCCAGAGCTACCAGGCGCCCTACTGGGAGTGCATGAGACCCGGCATTGTTCCAGTGCCTGATATCCAAGATCTCAACGCGACCAGACTCCACGATCACATCAGGCTAGGCCAACGGCAGAACCTCGCACAACGTCACCAGATGATTCCTCTCTTCATCCAGCGGGATCTTTTGTTCAAATCCTACGAGAATCAGGTCCTCGTAACTCCTGATATTCCCAGTGCGCGTCGTATCCTTGTCATCATTCACGACCCACCAGCATTGCTCGCGCAACCGGATGTGATTGATAGTCATGTTGAATCCCACAACGCCTGGATTGTCGATAGTGTTGCGCAATACATTGACTGGGCTGTCGAAAAAGGGATTGCAGTCATGGACGTCAACGTGCCCAGCAAAGTATCACGAGATGAGGACATGGACCCCTACAGTCCCCGAACAGCAGATAAGGACCTTCTGAACGAGCTCCAAGAGTTGGCGAACTATCTTTGGGACAACTACCTGCAGCTCTatgaggacgccgacgataTACTGCTCATCGGTGTGGGTCGGTCGTACAGTGGAGTCAGGGCCCTTTTGACCGGTCGAGGTATGTGTTGTTCACCACAACGAAAATTTCATACTAACCTCTTTTGACAGATTGCAAAGCGCGTGTTGCCGGAGTTGCCTGCTTCGTTGAAGGGATGTTAAGACCAGTGAAGTCCGATGTCGATAACGAGCTGGCGACGTGGTACAAGGGGCATTCACAGATTTACGTATCGCATGATCACCCATGCTGGAACAGCGAGGACACGCTGCGCAGAGTGACTAAACGACGATTTGGCACGGTCATCCGTAGTGAGGCCAACGGTGTTCAGAAGATGATGCAAACGCATGCTGGGGAGGTCCAAAAATGGATGTTGGAGATGCTAGCGATTCGCCAGAACGGAGATACCACCGAAGACGACAAGATGACTTGAATAAATGGAAGCTGGGAGGTAAGCGCTGGAGTATCGATCACCAGAAGGGACAAAGCATCGACTTGGCACGAGGGACGACACATTCTGTGCAGTAGATTTACATAGGGGGCTGTCGGAGCACCGTATGGCGCGGAAGACCGGGAGGTGCAAGGTGGTAACTAGCAAACGATGAAGAACAGACGATCTGGAAAAGGGAAATGATTTTTTGCGAGGAGGCTGTGAGTGCAGGACAGCAGTCATGAATGTAGTCCCCCAAAGAAAGACAATATCGTCTGTAACTACCCAACCGCCAGTTATCGATAGTATAGACCTCTTAGCACGGCGACTTACTCCAGGTCTTGGGCAGACGGGCAGCTGCAAAGCGTCTCCGAGCGTCAAGAGTCTGGATCTGAGCACCACCATCAACAATGGGTCTCCGGATCCACCCATCCATAACCCGCCTTGCTAGCTCAATCGGTAGAGCGTGAGACTCTTAATCTCAAGGTTGCGGGTTCGACCCCCGCGTGAGGCTCAAATCCTCACCACGATTGGCAAAGCCTTTCCTCGGGTTCTACTTTTTGCCATATCTGGACCTCAAATTCTTCTTCATGCCATCTAAATTTGTTAGCCCTAAAATGCGTATGTATAACTAAACAGTCCCGTTAATTAGAAAAGCTCGTCTAGAACATGGGGAAAACTGCCTACTAGTTAGTCATGTTTGTTCGTATGTGAAAAGCGAGAATGAATGAATAAGAAACCGTCTGTATTGTCCCTTTGGGATCGTCTCTTCGTGGATGTGTATTGTTCTAATCTCCCCGGCAAACCACTTTAGACCCCGGCCATGCGTCAGACCTCCAGGTTTTGATTGGTTCCAGTCATGAAAAGACGCCACAAGCTCAGTGTGTCGTCTAAATGCACTTTGCTATTGGCCAGGGCGGCGCTGTCTGCTTATCTTATCCGGCGAGGAAGTAACGCCGCTTTGTGGGTACCTCATACACTTCCAAGGGTCGGCCCAATCAATCTCTGGTGCCGTTTGCAAGCAACCCTGCTCCTGCTCCATCCAGGACCGTTTGGCGTCTGCGCACCTACTCCCGGCTttctcaacaccaccaacgaGCGGCGCGCTATCACGATCACCAAGCAAGTCGTCGCGAGTTGGGTACAGTCCGTACGTCATGGACCGCGACCGTAGAAGCAGGTTAGTGACGCCCTCTCTATTCAGATCCTTCTCTCCCTACCCTGTTCGTCCCGGCCGAGCCCAGCCTTCGCTATCGATGGATACACTCCCCGGTTGTCTTCACGAAGCGGTGTCTGGAGATCCCCTGCCGTTCAGTTGACGGCTTATTCACCCGCGATCGCTATTCCCTAACTGCTATGATCGACGCTTGCTGGATCACTCCCCGCGCGTCAACCCCAAAGCGCAGCCGGCTGGCCAAGAGTTACCTCCGTGTTTTTGGACAATATCACCTTGCGCTCAGGTTGCCAGGGAGCGAAAATGCTGATGAAAAAACGGATAGGtacgaggacggcgaggtcacTAGATATGGCGCTGGCGAATCCTGGAGGCCTTTCCCCCGCGGAGGAggtagcggcggcggagacc
It includes:
- a CDS encoding Putative small GTP-binding protein, with the protein product MANDEYDFLFKVVLIGDSGVGKSNLLSRFTRNEFNLDSKSTIGVEFATRSIQVDSKTIKAQIWDTAGQERYRAITSAYYRGAVGALLVYDISKHQTYENVTRWLKELRDHADANIVIMLVGNKSDLRHLRAVPTEEAKAFASENHLSFIETSALDASNVELAFQNILTEIYRIVSSKALDSGDGPQATIGAGPGISLTKPADDSAEKGGKCC
- a CDS encoding Putative F-box domain-containing protein → MSSTYSSLFEASHVQSDSPDCDLGKLNGLEGLPLEIIFDIYQQLDVESIFSMAQVNTLFHGLLKRNKAVVLLPVLEREFSPFPELLQVFTALDRDMVQYGDTFQPRRVVFRRFPGDMTGITLSSGGIQHSQSMAPEHAVLANILDGGTPAKQSSLPPRRSVTLVDRDLNSLLKYCLVVRRWEELFPQLHWFTAPEDCRQLSKAERFKLRRALYRWWLYAYYFHGELPRPRSDQPEPFVNDVRVSHMRLYPTRELMELMDLFLSMKDLVRHYIYPNLEQNLEPVDESSPLETMIESSIRERIVDTYAKLDPRDLMFYFQNLFNFPRKRLVTDVNLRHPAFSQDRESLVAAVQAAVGERPWLYDMADLSSAGGIVHPDASDVDERLSRDGSRYGSIPPPGAFRRPIGNWAPPGDDGRALAERSHFQGWRDS
- a CDS encoding Putative histone deacetylase family, Arb2 domain, Ureohydrolase domain superfamily, with the translated sequence MEGGDQDVVMGGDDRPSNHTTTPNGVTTPAGGEPKNDNSTSPDDEDEDDFDDLDEDADQQVMNQLRRRGLLPTACCYDDRMKLHVNADFGTTPHHPEDPRRIEEIYKAFKRAGLVYTGPESKIADVMRDTPTKYMWRIGTREATKEEILTTHTPLHYHWVESLSKMNYTELRDTSRHYDQGRASLYVGSLTFTAALLSCGGAIDTCKHVVEGNVKNAFAIIRPPGHHAEYDQPLGFCFFNNVPVAVKICQQEYPDDCRKVLILDWDVHHGNGIQNIFYDDPNVLYVSLHVYQNGIFYPGKPDNQEIPDGGLEHCGTGPGLGKNINIGWHDQGMGDGEYMAAFQKIIMPVAKEFNPDLVVISAGFDAAAGDELGGCFVTPTCYAHMTHMLMSLADGKVAVCLEGGYNLQAISTSAVAVARTLMGEPPPKMEIPMLNKDAARVLAKVQSYQAPYWECMRPGIVPVPDIQDLNATRLHDHIRLGQRQNLAQRHQMIPLFIQRDLLFKSYENQVLVTPDIPSARRILVIIHDPPALLAQPDVIDSHVESHNAWIVDSVAQYIDWAVEKGIAVMDVNVPSKVSRDEDMDPYSPRTADKDLLNELQELANYLWDNYLQLYEDADDILLIGVGRSYSGVRALLTGRDCKARVAGVACFVEGMLRPVKSDVDNELATWYKGHSQIYVSHDHPCWNSEDTLRRVTKRRFGTVIRSEANGVQKMMQTHAGEVQKWMLEMLAIRQNGDTTEDDKMT